The Desulfobacterales bacterium region GCCGGAAAACGTCAAGTCCCTAATCATCCAAAAATCGGGATGACTCATAATGGCGGGGGGATTCTTGGGATCGACGCGGCCTCCATGACATTACATATTTTCAAACGATAATAGACAGAATATCCGGAGAAAAAATTATTCTTACCGAAGCTGGAGGGTAAATAATGAGTGAAGGGAATCGAAAATACTATAATATGGAAGTTGAACCGTTACTGAATTCACCGCAAATTAAGGAGATTCAGTGGAAGCGGTTAAAAAATACCGTTCGATTTTTTTATGATCATGTTCCTTTTGACAGAAATCGGATGGACCTCGCCGGGATAACACCGGAAGACATTAATTCTTTTGATGATTTTTCCGCTAAAATTCCATTTGTCGGTCAACCCGAGTATCGGGAGGTCTATGAAAAGTCGATTCTTAAAGGAAACGATATTCCGGATATGGATTTGGTCAATGAGAATTTGCTCGGGAAAAAGAGAATCGAAAAGCTTCACTTTATGACAACCACCTCCGGTACTACCGGAATTCCGACCCCCTATCCGGTTTTTCATGAGACGACGGATCTGATGTCCGAGTTATTTGGCAGAATCGGCTGGCGGGTCGGCATGCGGCCGGGAACAAAGCTTGCGGTTTGCTTCGGGTTGAGTATGCATGCCGCCGGTATTCCACATGTCTTTTTTTATCGAAAATTGCCGGGCGTGACCATTTATCCCATCGGTGCTGAAGCCGGGACGGAGCGGATTTTAACCCTTATGCGGTTGTTCAAAATTAATGCATTTGCAGGGACACCGTCCCTGGCCATTCATCTGATCGAACGGGCGCCGAAGGTGTTGGGCGCGCCGGTGAGCAGTCTTGGGATTAAGATATTGGCCTTGGGGGCGGAGCCGGGCGCCGGAATTCCGGAGGTCAGGGTCCAGCTTGAACGGGAATACGGAGCCAAAGTCTTTGATATCGGTGCCGGGTACGGGTGCTCCTGCGATTACCCGGAGTACCAGGGAATGCACTGGATTGCCGACGATTATTGCTATTATGAGCTGGTAGATCCGGAAACCCACGAATCTATCCCC contains the following coding sequences:
- a CDS encoding phenylacetate--CoA ligase family protein; the encoded protein is MSEGNRKYYNMEVEPLLNSPQIKEIQWKRLKNTVRFFYDHVPFDRNRMDLAGITPEDINSFDDFSAKIPFVGQPEYREVYEKSILKGNDIPDMDLVNENLLGKKRIEKLHFMTTTSGTTGIPTPYPVFHETTDLMSELFGRIGWRVGMRPGTKLAVCFGLSMHAAGIPHVFFYRKLPGVTIYPIGAEAGTERILTLMRLFKINAFAGTPSLAIHLIERAPKVLGAPVSSLGIKILALGAEPGAGIPEVRVQLEREYGAKVFDIGAGYGCSCDYPEYQGMHWIADDYCYYELVDPETHESIPLAHGAKGIAVFTPLDPMSTIFFTNLRFTLNDIHQVFTDPCPCGRSGFRYKIVGRADDMLKVKGVPVYPAGIQGVINSFVPRVSGAFRIVLSEKPPRVVPPLKLKIEYGADIDKADLSALESEVVEKMHTVLKFRPAITWLKPNTLERSTKKTKFIEKNY